TTTACCGGGCCAAAATAGGATGATTCGTTGGTGGCACCCATGGCAAACTCATCGCAGTTGCAGCGGCCTATGATCACCGCATCCTCGGCCAGCAGGCGTTCAACTACGGTTGATGAGAAAATAGATTTAAAACCTGTTAAGATTTTGGATGAGGCATTAACCTCGTGGCCTTTGTAGCAGATGTTATCTTTTATGGCTATAACCATACCGGCCAGTTTACCGGCGGCGTTATTTTTTATTTTATTGTCAACGTTTTTTGCAGCAACCAAAGCCTCGTCGGCAAATACCTCATTAAAAGCATTTAAATGAGCGTTTTTTTCAATTTGAACCAGGTATTCTTTTACAAGTCCTTCAACAGTAATTTCTGCACGTTGCAACCCACTCTTTATTTCAGATAAAGTGGAATAAGTATTAGCCATGGGGCTAAAATAAAAAACTTATCCGTTGAAATAAGAAATAAATCAACAGATAAGTTCATATAGTAAGTAAAAGCGGCTTTAAAACCTAATCCCCGTCAGGGCAATTACGCTTTTTTCTCTTCAGATGATGAAGAAGTGCCTTCGCCGTTTTGCGCGTCTTTAAATTCTTTAACGCCTTTTCCTAAGCCTCTCATTAGTTCAGGGATTTTTTTACCGCCGAATAATAAAAGTATCGCAATGATGATCAGAATGATTTCTGGTGCGCCTAATCCACCCATGATTTTAAGTTTTTATGTAATGATTTAATGTAGTACTATAATTTATGCTCTTCCTTTTCGGCCTCCACGTGGTTGCCGGTAATGGTTTTATCCAAATCTACGTGCTCGTTGTGATGTTCGGCAGGAGTATTTACGTGATAATCGCTAATGGCGATTGTATTTGGAACAGTATTTTCGATTACAGGCTTCTCGTATTCGGCAGCCGTGTTTTCAGGTGCTTCTGAAGCTTTCTCTTCTATGGCAGGAGTTTCTATTTTAACTTCCGGTTTTTTCTCTTCGTAGTTGTTAATCTGGTTATTGATCTCCCGCTTCACATCTTCGGATGCATCTTTAAAATCGCGGATTCCTTTGCCTAAGCTTCGCGCCAGGCCGGGCAGTTTTTCGCCCCCAAATAGCATCAATGCTGCAAAAAGTATCAGTACCATCTCGCCCGTACCAATATTTAAAAATAACAAAACTGAACTTAACATAGCATTTTGTTTAAGGATACAAATATATACAATTAAATTTTCTTATAACTCAAAACTAATTAGTTAGGCGCCAGCCAGATCTTGGGGTTAACAGGTGTGGTGCCTTTATAAATTTCAAAATGCGCTTCAGTTTCACCTGTTGATGGCTCTGTAGCCACCGTACCTATCGATTGCTTGGTGCTCACTTTTTGCCCGCGTGCCACATTTACCGACCGCAAATTGGCGTAAACCGTAAAGTATTCACCATGCCTAACCATTACCAGGTAGGTACCGCTCACATCTACCACTTTAATCACTTCACCATCAAATACGGCCCTTACGTTTGC
The sequence above is a segment of the Mucilaginibacter celer genome. Coding sequences within it:
- a CDS encoding Sec-independent protein translocase subunit TatA/TatB, translating into MGGLGAPEIILIIIAILLLFGGKKIPELMRGLGKGVKEFKDAQNGEGTSSSSEEKKA
- a CDS encoding Sec-independent protein translocase subunit TatA/TatB; the protein is MLSSVLLFLNIGTGEMVLILFAALMLFGGEKLPGLARSLGKGIRDFKDASEDVKREINNQINNYEEKKPEVKIETPAIEEKASEAPENTAAEYEKPVIENTVPNTIAISDYHVNTPAEHHNEHVDLDKTITGNHVEAEKEEHKL